Part of the Candidatus Eremiobacteraceae bacterium genome, AGAACCTCAACTCGTTCCGCTCCGTCGGGCGCGCCATCGAGTACGAGATCGAGCGCATGCGCGGGTGCCTGCGCGCCGGCGAGCGCATCGTGCAAGAGACGCGCGGCTGGGACGAGACCACAAGCAGCACGCACTCGATGCGTTCCAAAGAGCAAGCGCACGACTATCGCTACTTCCCTGATCCGGATCTCGTGCCGCTGGAGCTCGACAAAAAGCTGCTCGAACGGTGGCGCAGCGAACTGCCGGAATTGCCGGCTGCCAAGCGCGAGCGCTACGTGCGCGACTTCGGCCTCTCCCCCTACGATGCCGGCGTCCTCACCGAGGAACGTGTGATCGCGCAGTTCTTCGAAGCGGTGGCATCGTCGAGCGGCAATCCGAAACAGGCGGCCAATTGGATGATGGGCGACGTCCGCCGGGTGCTCCAAAAGCACGAGCTGACGCTTGCCGAAGCCAAGATGCGCCCGCAGCAGCTGGCCGCGCTCATCGCGTTGGTCACCGACGGCACTATCTCGGGCAAAGCCGCCAAGGAAGTGATCGAACCGGTCGTGGTCGAGGGGGCAGACCCCAAGCGCGTGGTAGATGAGCGCGGCCTCGCGCAGACCTCGGACACCTCCGCCGTTGCCGCTTTCGTCGACCAGGCGCTTGCCGCCAATGCTGAATCGGTCTCTTCGTACAAGGCCGGCAAGGAGAAGGCGTTCGAGTTCATCGTGGGCCAGGTGATGAAGCTCTCGCGCGGCAAGGCCAATGTCGAAATGGTGCGCGCGCTGCTCAAGGAGCGCCTTGGCTGACGCGCACGCGCTCGCCGCACTCGAATTCGACGACGTCGTCGCGCAGATAGCGGCGAAGACCACCTGCGAACCCGGCAAGCGCGCCGCGGCCGGACTAGCGCCGCTCCCCTCGCGCGCGCAGGCCGATGAAGAACAGGAGCTGGTCGAGGATGCGATGGCGTTCGTCCACGCGGGCGGCGACATCGCGTTCGGCGGCGCGCAAGACGTCACCGAGCTGATCGCGCGCGCGCACAAGGGCGCGACGCTCTCCGGGCCTGACCTGCACGCGATCTCCGAGGCGGAGCGCGCGCTGCGCGCCGTCGGACATGTAGCAGCGCGTTCTTTGAACGCGCACGATCCTGCAGGTGACGCCTTCGCGGCGCCGCGCGGGGCGTTCAAGTCGCTGCTCTCCCGCCGTCAGGACACCGCCGACCTCGTGCGCCGCATCGATGCCGCGATCGAACCGGAAGGCCGAGTGGCCGATGCAGCCTCGCCGGAGCTCGCGCGCATCCGCCGCCAGCAGCGCGTGCTGCACGACGAGATCCGCGATCGCTGCGCCGCGATCACGCGCAACCCGAGCACAGCGAAGATGCTGTCCGAAGCGGTTGTGACGGTGCGCGCCGGCCGCTACGTCGTGCCCGTGCGCAAGGAGTTCGCCGGCGAGTTTCCCGGCGTCGTGCACGACGAGTCATCCTCGGGCTCGACGGTCTACGTCGAGCCGCTGGCCTCGGTCGAAGCCAACAACCGCTTGCGCGCGCTCGAATCCGCAGAGGAGCGAGAGATCGCGCGCATCCTGGCGCAGCTCACGTCGCACGTCGGCGCGCACGCACAG contains:
- the gatB gene encoding Asp-tRNA(Asn)/Glu-tRNA(Gln) amidotransferase subunit GatB, giving the protein LEVHVELLTASKMFCGCRNAFGAPPNTNVCPVCLGFPGSLPVANAKAVEHLCKAGMALGCDVAAYSKFDRKNYFYPDMPKNYQISQYDMPLTTGGGITLPSGKRVRLTRIHLEEDTGKNVHAGESIAKSAYTLVDFNRAGVPLMEIVSEPEIASAQEAEAYLTELKAVMSYIGVSDVKMHEGSLRCDANVSLRPAGTTGLGTKVEIKNLNSFRSVGRAIEYEIERMRGCLRAGERIVQETRGWDETTSSTHSMRSKEQAHDYRYFPDPDLVPLELDKKLLERWRSELPELPAAKRERYVRDFGLSPYDAGVLTEERVIAQFFEAVASSSGNPKQAANWMMGDVRRVLQKHELTLAEAKMRPQQLAALIALVTDGTISGKAAKEVIEPVVVEGADPKRVVDERGLAQTSDTSAVAAFVDQALAANAESVSSYKAGKEKAFEFIVGQVMKLSRGKANVEMVRALLKERLG